One window of Plasmodium relictum strain SGS1 genome assembly, chromosome: 14 genomic DNA carries:
- the CAF1 gene encoding CCR4-associated factor 1, putative — translation MDERTKIVDVWANNLEEEFERIRDVVENHPYVAIDTEFPGIVARPTGNVLDYNYQTIKCNVDLLKVIQLGVTFSNGKGELPKVSTWQFNFKFDLDSDMYAQNSIDFLKLSGINFEKHQSLGIELLHFGEVIMSSGLVMNEDVKWISFHGCYDFAYLLKILTCSALPQNEIAFFELLNDFFPSLYDIKYLLLNLNIKQLSRTYSLQKISEILSVKRIGRQHQAGSDSLVTCKTFFKLMELYFDNKIDDKKYSGIIYGLGSTIKNYNPKLEDNSNKFHNSNNHSSNYLKNNNNIYIGGKSNLLSSQNNNVLTNFVDNKEYSSNFNKNISKTNIKNDMMHNVYGDMNQNNYNSLANISNITTHNYITNDVYSNNNISNFNINKYSPHLINSINKNLRIPMSNSFLNNKNNDNNNMNYSTNINKNNLDNSKLMNNIFNDIPRNISSNLNNDINNLANDNITNLNNINNANITNFNNGIINANITNTSNNMTNLNNAMILGNINNLSSLNNNMNINNLNNNISLNNSININNINSNVSLNSMNVNNLNNNIGINGLNNNINASTLNADVNNLNNLSNTNMSNLNSLQSNNINELNNLQNNSMHNLNNSEDIVNLNKNTYQSNNNALSGNVIGNNLYSPSMNFNNYNNTHSFLNNMNFNSYNIANNSNNQMNNNVTNYDYYSCSTKYNSFNNYSSNLNYVNVLNNVNNKNNLDENEIDKKCLDNVNNNNKSNVNKNIMNKINTVHMGYKNIISNNANINFKGNFKNVLSNDLPNNVIQSNNFLNKNDINNNNSDNTNMISQNINIMKSNNCKDDKNNSLSKNVTNNLNINPHCNLVHMSNNSNDTMKNNSFIKNMNYSTTNIITNVNHSNMINSNETKLPNINNNNSNYSNNNIIKNNFNSNNNHNNNINTNNKLNYVNVNSMTYINTSNKSNTNNLNIVNNSINKNSMDNNELKNSTNSNRYNTNNSNKNNKSLNTMNNYNTNEKNNNKDNSGNKNISCSSNKNNSDNINGVSNAITTTTTNNNNNDNNNNNNNNNNNNNNNNNDKNNSKNRNNNNNKNNNNSNNINNNINSNNTNSSNNNHTTMNKNNINNDKNKNNNSNNNNNYIKDNNSCNTNSNNIKDNNSSNNSNKNNNTITTNNNKNKNNNNNNKDNKDNNNKDNKDNNNKDNKDNNNNNNNNKDNNKDNNNNNKDNNKDNNNNNKDNNKDNNNNKDNNDSNNSINNNDTTNNNNNSKNNTVNIGNKNLKSINNYNLVNQKKNGNIEFANFANDTGEITKALNFNEHLNSEMKNEKTFLISNSNDIADKNTYNNFLSNMNYFKSDNSKLCKNSSKSNTQHFLTKNNLSNNNTCGNENNTNINDLNNGSILSKSINNSISNENNYNINNNTNNNDGNSDINIFNNMINKNINNCNDLIHNEMNNFNIVNNLNKIKLSHTFKNSLKNYNNLNENINIANNYADKQVDNESLNNFYINNDNPMDNINMNNNIVNNSNFYFNNNEINTANQQYYNSHIELFPDKMKNKLFNDKNNNKSIYNDKKDELNINDNYNENSFPDKKTHTENYAVFESSDNNFNYSNYDFKNKDQKNFYET, via the coding sequence atGGATGAGAGAACGAAAATAGTAGATGTATGGGCGAACAACTTAGAGGAGGAGTTTGAAAGAATACGAGATGTAGTTGAAAATCATCCTTATGTTGCTATTGATACTGAATTTCCAGGAATTGTTGCTAGACCAACTGGAAATGTGTTAGATTATAATTATCAAACAATAAAATGCAATGtagatttattaaaagttaTACAGTTAGGTGTTACTTTTTCTAATGGTAAAGGAGAATTACCAAAGGTATCAACATGgcaatttaattttaagttTGATCTTGATAGTGATATGTATGCTCAAAATTCCattgattttttaaaattaagtgGTATAAATTTTGAAAAGCATCAATCACTGGGAATAGAGTTATTGCATTTTGGGGAAGTAATTATGTCATCTGGTTTAGTTATGAATGAAGATGTTAAATGGATATCATTTCATGGTTGTTATGACTTTGCGtatttattgaaaatattgACATGCTCTGCTTTACCTCAAAATGAAATTgctttttttgaattattgaATGATTTTTTTCCATCTCTTtatgatataaaatatttattattaaatttaaatattaaacaaTTAAGCAGAACTTATTCTTTGCAAAAAATCAGTGAAATTTTAAGTGTAAAAAGAATAGGAAGACAACATCAAGCAGGGTCGGATTCCTTAGTTACAtgtaaaactttttttaaattgatggaattatattttgataataaaattgatgataaaaaataCTCGGGCATTATATATGGATTAGGATCAACTATTAAGAACTATAATCCTAAGTTAGAAGATAACTCAAATAAATTTCATAACAGTAACAATCATAGTAGcaattatttaaagaataataataatatttatataggTGGTAAGAGCAACTTACTCAGCTctcaaaataataatgtgTTAACTAATTTTGTAGATAACAAAGAATATTCCTcaaattttaataagaatatatcaaaaacaaatattaaaaatgatatgATGCATAATGTTTATGGAGATATGAATCAAAATAATTACAACAGTTTGGCAAATATAAGTAATATAACCACACATAATTACATTACAAACGATGTATATAGTAATAACAACATAAGTAATTTCAATATAAATAAGTATTCACCTCATTTAATTAattctattaataaaaatctaAGGATTCCTATGAGCAAttcctttttaaataataagaacaatgataataataacatgAATTATTCtactaatattaataaaaacaatttagataattctaaattaatgaataatatttttaatgatattCCAAGAAATATAAGcagtaatttaaataatgacataaataatttagcaaatgataatataacAAATTTAAACAATATTAACAATGCaaatataacaaattttaataatggTATTATCAACGCTAATATAACTAATACAAGCAACAATATGACGAACTTAAATAATGCTATGATTTTAGGTAACATAAATAACTTGAGtagtttaaataataatatgaatataaataatttaaataataatattagtttaaataatagtataaatataaataacataaatagTAATGTAAGTTTAAACAGTATGAATGTTAATaacttaaataataatattggCATTAATGGattgaataataatattaatgcgAGTACTTTAAATGCAGATGTaaacaatttaaataatttatcaaaTACCAACATGAGTAATTTAAATTCTTTGCAgagtaataatataaatgaattgaataatttacaaaataaCAGTAtgcataatttaaataattctgaAGATATagttaatttaaataaaaatacatatcaATCTAACAACAATGCCTTATCAGGAAATGTAATTGgcaataatttatattcacCAAGCatgaattttaataattacaaCAATACccattcatttttaaataacatgAATTTCAATTCATATAATATAGCGAATAATTCTAATAATCAAATGAATAATAATGTAACTAATTATGATTATTATTCTTGTTCAACtaaatataattcttttaacaATTATTCcagtaatttaaattatgtaaatgtgttaaataatgtaaataataaaaataatttagatgaaaatgaaattgataaaaaatgtctagataatgtaaataataataataaaagtaatgtgaataaaaatataatgaataaaattaatactGTGCACATGggttataaaaatattatttcaaataatGCTAATATCAATTTCAAAggcaattttaaaaatgtactAAGTAATGATTTACCAAATAATGTAATACAAAGTAataattttctaaataagaacgatataaataataataattctgATAATACAAACATGATTTCccaaaatattaatattatgaaaagtaataattgcaaagatgataaaaataatagtttaagtaaaaatgtaactaataatttaaatattaaccCTCACTGTAATTTAGTTCATATGagtaataatagtaatgatACAATGAAAAACAACTCGTTTATTAAGAATATGAATTATTCTACTACTAATATTATTACTAATGTTAATCATTCAAATATGATAAATAGCAACGAAACAAAATTaccaaatataaataataataatagtaattattctaataacaatattataaaaaataattttaattcaaataataaccataataacaatataaaTACAAACAACAAATTAAATTACGTAAATGTGAATAGCATGACTTATATAAATACTAGTAATAAAAgcaatacaaataatttaaatattgttaataattcaataaataaaaattcaatgGATAATAATGAACTTAAAAATAGCACTAATTCAAATAGgtataatacaaataattcaaataaaaataacaaaagttTAAATACaatgaataattataataccaatgaaaaaaataataataaagataatagcggcaataaaaatattagttgtagtagtaataaaaataattctgaTAATATTAACGGTGTTTCTAATGCTATTACTACTACTActactaataataataataatgataataataataataataataataataataataataataataataataataatgataaaaataatagtaagaataggaataataataataataagaataataataatagtaataatattaacaaTAATATCAATAGTAATAATACTAATAGCAGTAATAATAATCATACTACTatgaacaaaaataatattaataacgataaaaataaaaataacaatagtaataataataataattacattaaagataataatagtTGCAACACCAAcagtaataatattaaagataataatagcAGTAATAAtagcaataaaaataataatactattactactaataataataaaaataaaaacaataataataataataaggataataaagataataataataaggataataaagataataataataaagataataaagataataataataataataataataataaagataataataaagataataataataataataaagataataataaagataataataataataataaagataataataaagataataataataataaagataataatgataGCAATAATAGTATCAATAATAATGACActactaataataataataatagtaaaaacAACACAGTTAATATtggtaataaaaatttaaaaagtatcaataattataatttagttaatcaaaaaaaaaatggaaatataGAATTTGCTAATTTTGCAAATGATACAGGAGAAATTACGAAAGCTCTAAATTTTAATGAGCATTTAAATAGtgaaatgaaaaatgaaaaaacgTTTCTTATTAGTAATTCAAATGATATTGCAGATAAGAAtacttataataattttttaagcaatatgaattattttaaatcaGATAATAGTAAATTATGCAAAAATTCTAGCAAAAGTAATACTCAGcattttttaacaaaaaataatttatctaataataatacatgtggtaatgaaaataatacaaatattaatgatttaaataatggtagtattttaagtaaaagtataaataatagtataagtaatgaaaataattataatataaataataataccaACAATAATGACGGTAACTCagatattaatattttcaacaatatgattaataaaaacataaataattgCAATGATCTTATTCATAATGAGATGAACAATTTTAATATagtgaataatttaaataaaattaaattatcgCACACTTTTAAGAACTCTCTGAAgaattataacaatttaaatgaaaatataa
- the EMC1 gene encoding ER membrane protein complex subunit 1, putative: protein MSLKILFNAFICFMAILFKITYERYIPYSNNASLIGHINFIIPISNLINNYILLSSFNGNVALLNYKTGKLQYVKTHREDEKIKKLYGDEKYAVALIYKNNSEKDINGININDTNIYSYISVYNIMNSYLLSIFEYKNEIIEDFLIKGEHIIIVFDNRIDIGNIIDNSMYSIYFKELNLNLIYLKLILLEDNIATLFYVDNNLFCYIMSIDISSKKTINSTKIEELKLNNKINYHVSVYNKNVVIIYNKKYLYWVELINKGENYYYNYMIINNNDEEQLFKNEVIENNKFINEDEREQWNTNNYIVIDVGEYELAYIYYDRKMNFIKKVTKNEIIGYYINKNNKKEMIIASDENNKIIIKNIDEMKNEKTLNILNKSSNIYYNGEIIVGIFNSEENKNYYFSIYNDSSFTVYKENDVFYSREESLAYIDQLYFYNFQHLKKNGKKHSYNIQFQIMDDMKKYIKEKINSFNKPFIAEIVKKKEDSSLFPFNFFYLSIEEKMDLLNVCNKKKLKSDFIINSKKETKNYDEKNNHYKFSLTNNLLKDSFTKFSLHHSSKYAGSSVILVSTCNNIIFAFHLFTGLILYKIDGNKFQGTNMFSLKKRLCSFSTGKNNWSEIENGKKIIFLNNKIDNVKSGNDGNNNNGSIILNSKNELHLFKKFSKDSVITIFKSDKSSYILIFDILYGDIIFEKKIDSFLIQHYFVLRKSSSIIIIDNLLNIQVINVFNNEMDEDIKENQLFFYNINISQNYIEGYMLINSVNTENHKNKISLIKTYLININNEQIEVFSKSITKKNIFFPIKINKDASISYKYINNNIISYITRTNNKQNINYTLYILDGVSGSLIFSKILDKYSKPPFHLVINENYVILNYFNEKLNKYVFHIIEILLDKKDPGFLSILTSKKEKFVDLFDEQKIVINEKNYIIDHNVKSFNFTETKRGITNKHLLLLLDTNKISSLNIGDDQNKNYYKYFNQFITHTDILYNSKGFISNESLLESTTLLFSWGNNLYFTYYQPNGSFDTIENFNLLLLLFLIILVFIGTYFSYIKRVNKKLYIQWG from the exons ATgtctttaaaaattttgtttaatgcctttatttgttttatggcgattttatttaaaattacttATGAAAGGTATATACCATATTCTAATAATGCATCTTTAATAGGGCATATAAATTTCATAATACCTATatcaaatttaataaataattatattcttCTTTCAAGTTTTAATGGAAATGTAGCTTTACTAAATTATAAAACAG GTAAATTACAATATGTAAAAACTCATAGagaagatgaaaaaataaaaaaattatatggaGATGAAAAATATGCAGTTgcattaatttataaaaataattcagaAAAAGACATAAACGGAATTAACATAAATGATACTaatatttattcttatattAGTGTGTATAATATTATGAATTCTTATTTATTGAGTAtatttgaatataaaaatgaaataatagaagattttttaataaaaggtgAACATATAATTATTGTTTTTGATAATAGAATAGATATTGGTAATATAATTGATAATTCAATGTATTCTATCTACTTTAAggaattaaatttaaatttaatttatttaaaactaattttattagaaGATAATATTGCCACTTTATTCTATGTTGATAATAATTTGTTTTGTTATATAATGAGTATTGATATATCGAGTAAAAAAACTATAAATTCAACAAAAAttgaagaattaaaattaaataataaaattaattatcaTGTTAGcgtatataataaaaatgtagttattatatacaataaaaaatatttatactgggtagaattaataaataaaggggaaaattattattataattatatgattataaataataatgatgaagAGCAATTATTTAAGAATGAAGtcattgaaaataataaatttataaatgaagATGAAAGGGAACAATGGAATactaataattatattgttATTGATGTAGGAGAATATGAACTagcatatatttattacgATAGAAAGatgaattttataaaaaaagtaacaaaaaatgaaattataggctattatattaataaaaataataaaaaagaaatgataaTTGCAAGTGatgaaaataacaaaataattattaaaaatatagatgaaatgaaaaatgaaaaaactttaaatatattaaataaaagcaGTAATATTTACTATAATGGAGAAATTATTGTAGGCATATTTAACTCagaagaaaacaaaaattattattttagtaTATATAATGATTCTTCATTTACagtttataaagaaaatgatgtATTCTATTCAAGAGAGGAATCATTAGCATATATTGATCAGTTATACTTCTACAATTTtcaacatttaaaaaaaaatggcaAAAAACATTCATATAATATTCAATTTCAAATAATGGatgatatgaaaaaatatataaaagaaaaaataaattcatttaataaacCGTTTATAGCAGaaatagttaaaaaaaaagaagattcTTCCTTATTTcctttcaattttttttatttgtctattgaagaaaaaatggATTTATTAAACgtttgtaataaaaaaaagttaaaaagtgactttataattaattctAAAAaggaaacaaaaaattatgatgaaaaaaataatcattaTAAATTTTCCTTGACGAATAATTTACTTAAAGACTCTTTTACAAAATTTTCTCTTCATCACAGTAGTAAATATGCAGGAAGTTCAGTTATTCTTGTATCAACttgtaataatataatttttgcttttcatttatttactggtttaattttatataaaattgatGGAAATAAATTTCAAGGAACAAACAtgttttctttaaaaaaacgCTTATGTTCTTTTAGTACAGGTAAGAATAATTGGTCAGAAATTGAAAAtggtaaaaaaataatatttttaaataataaaattgataatGTAAAGAGCGGAAATGATGGTAATAACAATAATGGCAGTATCATTCTAAATTCTAAGAATGAGTtgcatttatttaaaaaattttcaaaagatTCAGTGAtaactatttttaaaagtgATAAGagttcatatattttaatatttgatATATTATATGGGGATattatatttgaaaaaaaaatagactcttttttaattcagCACTATTTTGTCCTTAGAAAAAGTTCTTCCATTATAATTAtagataatttattaaatattcaaGTTATAAATGTTTTCAATAATGAAATGGATgaagatataaaagaaaatcaactttttttttataatataaatatatctcAAAATTATATAGAGGGATATATGTTAATTAATTCAGTAAATACagaaaatcataaaaataaaattagtttaataaaaacatatttaataaatataaataatgaacaaATTGAAGTTTTTTCAAAAtcaataacaaaaaaaaatatttttttcccaataaaaataaataaggaCGCTTctatttcatataaatatattaataataatataatatccTATATTACTAGAACAAATAACAAGCAGAATATAAATTACACACTATACATACTTGATGGTGTTAGCGGTAgtcttattttttcaaaaattctAGATAAATATAGCAAACCTCCTTTTCATTTAGtgataaatgaaaattacgtaattttaaattattttaatgaaaaattaaataaatatgtatttcatattattgaaatattattagataaaaaagatCCAGGATTTCTAAGTATACTAAcatcaaaaaaagaaaaatttgtTGATTTATTTGATGAacaaaaaattgttataaatgaaaaaaattacataataGATCATAATGTGAAATCATTTAACTTTACTGAAACAAAAAGAGGAATAACAAATAAGCATTTATTACTTTTACTAGATactaataaaatttcttCACTTAATATAGGAGATGATCAAAATaagaattattataaatattttaatcaATTTATTACACATACggatattttatataattcaaaaGGATTTATATCTAATGAAAGTTTATTAGAATCAACTACACTATTATTTTCTTGGGGAAACAATctttattttacatattaTCAACCAAATGGATCATTTGATACAATTGAAAACTTTAATTTGCTACtattattgtttttaattatattggTATTTATTGGCACATATTTctcatatattaaaagagTAAACAAAAAGTTGTATATTCAATGGGGctga